The DNA region GGGTCGATCGGAAAAAGGGAGCGGCTGCCGGGCATGGAATAGCGCGGCAGCCGCGGGTGGGAGAACCCGCCCAGGGGCTTTCATGGAATATATAGGAGGCAGATTGGGGCGCTGTATAGGAATTGATCGGTCAGTCCTCATCCTGCAGGGCGTCGTAGCCCTCTTCGCCGGTGCGGACCTTGACTACATTTTCAACGTCGTAAACAAAGATCTTGCCATCTCCGATGTGCCCCGTATAGAGCGCTTTTTTGGCGGCTTCGATGACTGTGCGGACCGGCACTTTGCAGACGATGATCTCCACCTTCATTTTGGGCAGGAGATTCATCTCCATCGGGATGCCGCGGTAATATTCGGTGGAACCCTTCTGCATACCGCAGCCGATGACCTGGGTGACCGTCATGCCGGTCACGCCGATTTCGTTCATCGCGGCCTTGAGCGGTTCGAACCGGTTCTGCCGCGCCACGATCGCGATCTTGGTCATTTTTACATCGGAGGCGAGCTTCCCGGAGGAATCGGAAACCAGCTCGACCGGCACCGCCCGCGCGATGGGGATTTCGCCGGTCGGCGCGTCGGAATCGAAGTCGCGCAGAGAATCGATCGTGGGCATGAAGTCGGCATAGCTGCTGACCAGGCCGTGTTCCTCAATGTCGAGGCCGACGACCTCTTCGTGTTTTGTGACCCGCAGGCCGACCGTATGTTTAATAATCTGGAACACAATGGTCATTGTGACCACGACCCAGGCGATGACCGAAACAACGCCGAGCGCCTGAATGCCTAGATAGTGGAAGCCGCCGCCGTAGGCAAGGCCGCCGTCCAGCGCGAAAACGCCGGTGAGGATGGTGCCGAGCGCGCCGCAGACGCCATGAACGCCGATCGCGCCAACCGGGTCGTCAATTTTGCAGGTCTTGTCGATGAATTCGATACCAAAGACCACCGCGATACCGGCACAGATACCGATGGCTGCGGCGCCCGCAGGTGAAACCGCGTCACATCCGGCCGTGATCGCCACCAGGCCCGCGAGCGAACCATTCAGGGTCATCGAGACGTCCGGCTTTTTGTAACGGAGCCAGGTGAGGATCATGGTGGTGCAGGTCGCGACCGCTGCTGCAAGGTTAGTCGTGACAAAGATGTTGGAAGCGCTCATAAGCGTGTCGTCGCCGGTCATCGAAACGGTCGAGCAGCCGTTGAAGCCGAACCAGCAGAACCACAGGATGAACACGCCGAGCGCGCCAAGGGTGAGGCTGTGCCCGGGAATCGCCTTCGGGGTACCGTCCTTCGCATATTTGCCGAGGCGCGGCCCAAGGATCTTGGCTCCCACGAGCGCCGCGGCGCCGCCGACCATATGTACCGCCGTGGAACCGGCAAAATCATGGAACCCAAGCTGCGCAAGCCAGCCACTGCCCCAGATCCAATGGCCGGAGATGGGATAAATCACCGCGCTGATAATGGCGGAATAGATGCAGTAGGCGGAGAATTTGGTGCGTTCCGCCATCGCGCCGGAAACGATGGTTGCGGCGGTGGCGCAGAAGACCGTCTGGAAGATAATGAACGCGGCGGTTGGGAAGCTTCCGCCAAGGTCGTAGTTCAGGATGAAAGGGTCGAATCCTCCGATGAGAGGGCCGGAACCCGCAAACATCAGGCCAAATCCGACGATCCAGAAAATCGGGGTGCCGATCGAAAAATCCATCAGGTTTTTCATGATGATATTGCCTGCGTTCTTCGCGCGGGTGAATCCGGTTTCGACCATGGCGAAGCCCGCCTGCATGAAGAATACGAGCGCCGCGCCGAGTAGTACCCAAATGGTGTCAACAGATGAAAACATAGAACTTCCTCCTCAAAACAGATCGGGCGCGCATCCCCGGGGACGAACCGGGGATACACGCCCTTGTGCATTTTTCGGGATCTGTGCTTGTGATCTATAAAAAACAGTAAGGGGACAAAGGAATCAGACGCTGAAGAGCAGCGCGCCGTAGGTTGGATACGGCCAGTATTTTTCTCCGACCATGCCTTCGATCTCATCCGCGACCGCGCGCAGTTCCTGCATGGCCGCGAACACATACTGCCGGTAATAGCTGGCGGCCTCCGCTGGATCAGCATAGGTTTTGGCGCCAATCACCGCTTTATCGAGGTTGTCGGCTTTGACATACAGGCAGTTGCAGAGCGAGGAGAGTTTTGAAACCATTTTAATCTCGCTTTCGCAGGTGAGGTCCGGACAGAGGCTGCGCGCCGAAACCGCGGTGTCGCTGAGCCGCTTGATATAGGAATAGGTCGCGGGGAGAATGTCCTTCTTGACCATTTCCAGCATGGTGAGCGCTTCGATGGAAAGCACCTTACAGTAGTTTTCCAGCATGATTTCACACCGGGAGCGCACTTCCTGCCTGGTGAAAATATGGTGCTTTTCGAAAAGCGTCAGATTCTTGTCGGCACAGAAGTAAGGCAGCGCGTCGGCGGTGGAATGCAGGTTCAGAAGGCCGCGGCTTTCCGCTTCTGTGATCCAGGCGTCGTCATATCCGTTGCCATTGAAGATGATCCGCTTATGCTCCTTGATGGTGCGTTTGATCAGACCGCCCAGGGCCGCCTTGAAGTCGGAGGCATTCTCAAGCTCGTCTGCGAACTGCCCGAGTTCCTCCGCGACGATCGTGTTGAGCACGATGTTCGGGCCGGAGATCGAAAGGGTCGAGCCGAGCATCCGGAATTCAAATTTGTTCCCGGTAAAGGCGAACGGGGAGGTTCGGTTGCGGTCGGTGGTGTCCTTGGGGAAGTGCGGCAGGACATCCACGCCGATTTCCATCTCCTCCTTGACCGTCCCGTTATAGGCGCTGCCGCTTTCGATCGCTTTGAGGATTTCAGTCAGTTCGTCGCCCAGGAACATCGAAACAATGGCCGGAGGAGCTTCGTTTGCTCCGAGACGGTGGTCGTTTCCCGCGGTTGCGACCGACAGGCGCAGCAGATCCTGATATTCGTCAACCGCCTTGATGACCGCTGTGAGGAAAAGCAGGAACTGCGCGTTCTCATACGGGGTTTTGCCGGGGTCGAGCAGGTTGACGCCGGTGTTGGTGCTGATCGACCAGTTGTTGTGCTTACCCGAGCCGTTTACGCCGGCGAATGGCTTTTCATGGAGCAGACAGGCCAGCCCGTGGCGGTCGGCAACCTTTTTCATCAGCTCCATTGTGAGCTGGTTGTGGTCGGTGGCAATGTTGGTGTTTGTGAAGATGGGAGCCAGCTCGTGCTGGGCGGGCGCGACCTCGTTGTGCTCGGTCTTTGCAAGGATGCCGAGCTTCCAGAGTTCCTGGTCAAGATCAGCCATGAACTGCGCGACGCGCGGCTTGATCGATCCGAAATAATGGTCCTCCAGCTCCTGGCCCTTGGGCGGCTTCGCACCGAACAGGGTGCGTCCAGTGAAGCGCAGATCCTTGCGCTTCAGATAAAGCTCCTTGTCGATGAGGAAGTATTCCTGCTCCGGGCCGACGGTGGTGAGAACCCGGGTGGCGGTGGTGTTGCCGAAGAGCCTCAGGATGCGCAGCGCCTGGGTATTGATCGCTTCCATCGAACGCAGGAGCGGGGTCTTTTTGTCGAGCGCCTCGCCGCTGTAAGAACAGAAGGCGGTCGGAATGCAAAGAACGTTTTCCTTGATAAAGGCGTAGGAGGTGGGGTCCC from Anaerotruncus rubiinfantis includes:
- a CDS encoding ammonium transporter, whose translation is MFSSVDTIWVLLGAALVFFMQAGFAMVETGFTRAKNAGNIIMKNLMDFSIGTPIFWIVGFGLMFAGSGPLIGGFDPFILNYDLGGSFPTAAFIIFQTVFCATAATIVSGAMAERTKFSAYCIYSAIISAVIYPISGHWIWGSGWLAQLGFHDFAGSTAVHMVGGAAALVGAKILGPRLGKYAKDGTPKAIPGHSLTLGALGVFILWFCWFGFNGCSTVSMTGDDTLMSASNIFVTTNLAAAVATCTTMILTWLRYKKPDVSMTLNGSLAGLVAITAGCDAVSPAGAAAIGICAGIAVVFGIEFIDKTCKIDDPVGAIGVHGVCGALGTILTGVFALDGGLAYGGGFHYLGIQALGVVSVIAWVVVTMTIVFQIIKHTVGLRVTKHEEVVGLDIEEHGLVSSYADFMPTIDSLRDFDSDAPTGEIPIARAVPVELVSDSSGKLASDVKMTKIAIVARQNRFEPLKAAMNEIGVTGMTVTQVIGCGMQKGSTEYYRGIPMEMNLLPKMKVEIIVCKVPVRTVIEAAKKALYTGHIGDGKIFVYDVENVVKVRTGEEGYDALQDED
- a CDS encoding glutamine synthetase III family protein produces the protein MSTVPDIFGSMVFNDATMKERLPKETYRALKKTVREGKILDITVANVVANAMKDWAVEKGVTHFTHWFQPMTGITAEKHDSFISPLDDGNVIMEFSGKELIKGEPDASSFPSGGLRATFEARGYTAWDPTSYAFIKENVLCIPTAFCSYSGEALDKKTPLLRSMEAINTQALRILRLFGNTTATRVLTTVGPEQEYFLIDKELYLKRKDLRFTGRTLFGAKPPKGQELEDHYFGSIKPRVAQFMADLDQELWKLGILAKTEHNEVAPAQHELAPIFTNTNIATDHNQLTMELMKKVADRHGLACLLHEKPFAGVNGSGKHNNWSISTNTGVNLLDPGKTPYENAQFLLFLTAVIKAVDEYQDLLRLSVATAGNDHRLGANEAPPAIVSMFLGDELTEILKAIESGSAYNGTVKEEMEIGVDVLPHFPKDTTDRNRTSPFAFTGNKFEFRMLGSTLSISGPNIVLNTIVAEELGQFADELENASDFKAALGGLIKRTIKEHKRIIFNGNGYDDAWITEAESRGLLNLHSTADALPYFCADKNLTLFEKHHIFTRQEVRSRCEIMLENYCKVLSIEALTMLEMVKKDILPATYSYIKRLSDTAVSARSLCPDLTCESEIKMVSKLSSLCNCLYVKADNLDKAVIGAKTYADPAEAASYYRQYVFAAMQELRAVADEIEGMVGEKYWPYPTYGALLFSV